Within Paramormyrops kingsleyae isolate MSU_618 chromosome 24, PKINGS_0.4, whole genome shotgun sequence, the genomic segment TTCTCAATATTGTTTTCATTCTCGCCCACACTGCTTTCCACCCGCCGcattcattattagcctatCAAGAACCATCAAAGCCTGATTAAAgttgggttggaatgaaaatattccatgaacaggattgagaaccactggtctaATGAGATTGTTCTATTGTGTCTTTTTTGTTGGGTTTGTAGCAAACACCCAGGCTTGTCTGGTTACACATGAGATGCTGACACCAATTTTATAACCCACCTGGTGAGATATAGATACTCTCAAGGTCAGGAATGGCAATGAGCGGGCAGGAGCGGAGATCTGCAGGAGACCACTTGGCCCGTTCAGATATGGCATCCAGGGCACTGTGAAAGAGAAATCAAGCACGTCCATTCTAGAGGGGCTACAGAGAGAGAAATGCCATGTCCGGACATCCAAGCATTCTCTTTTTTAAACGTTAAGGCCAATGGAACACTTCAAGCTCAGTTTTGCTCCATATCAAGCAGGGTTGGGgtcattccggaatgcattcatcaattccaatacTAATCaagaaatggaactggagttgggattggaaaaaaatacTATGGGGAGCAGAATTGGAACTGAATTCGAATTTCAAGGAGATTtacattccaactccagttccatttcctgatttggattggaattgatgaatatCAATgaagatttgggtatggatggtaggCACATGTACTTActaatattgtgggagtaccatGTGTGTTTAGGGGTTCGGGGCTGATTTGCTCCCTACCAATGTTAAAACCAAACAGATACACTTGTTCCACGTGTCACAATCCTGCGCCATGAATTTTGAGCACTCAGAGTAAATAAAATCTTCAGaacatatattaaatatacTTATATAACAACATAAAAACTATGATATAGGGTGGGGGTTAAGTTTTTCTGGcttcaccaccccccccccaccccccaccccacagcgTCACTACCTGCAATAAACCTGAGGGACACAGATCACTCAGTTATTATGTACGGTTATCTACAAAAGCCTCATGACCCACACGTTTATTGTCAAAAGGCAAACACGATATACTGAACCACGTATGATGCAGTGATTGATTTGATTCAAATTGCTTCCTGTTCACATGTGAATCTTTCCAGCTGGATCTTTCCAAGACGCTCTGTGCACACAGTCACAAGGTAAAGAAAGGCCGGAGCAAAAGGCTGGAGGTCACAGAAccagagtcatgtgactgattcCCCTATCGGAAGCAGCATTATTggttagagcagtgtttcccaacccggtcctcagggccTCCATGACAGTCCATATGTTTTCTTCCTCCCAGGGAGGGAgtaaaaaatgtggactgtctggcagggagctgggagggagcaaaaatgtggactgtctggcagggagctgggagggagcaaaaatgtggactgtctggcaggaagctgggagggagcaaaaatgtggactgtctggcagggagctgtgagggagcaaaaacgtggactgtctggcaggaagctgggagggagcaaaaacgtggactgtctggcaggaagctgggagggagcaaaaacgtggactgtctggcagggagctgtgagggagcaaaaacgtggactgtctggcagggagctgggagggagcaaaaatgtggactgtctggcagggagctgggagggagcaaaaacgtgtactgtctggcagggattgggaaacactgggttagAGAATCAGAGATTATGATTCATAGGTGGTGTAGGCAACTGCTCTTACATCTTCATCCTCTCTGTGGCTTGAAAAGGCGTGAGTATGAAGCTAGGATTGTGTCCCTGCTACCAAACTCCGAAGGTAAGTCTCACCAGAGCCTGGTGGCTGCCTTGTCTGGGTCACATTCACAGGGCAAAGTGGCAGTTTTCTGAGCAGCAGTTTGTAGCCAAATGTAGAAACCATGTCTTGTCTGTTGCCTGCGCTCTGGACACGTCCCAGGTTCTGGATCAGAAAGAGCTTTGTTACGTGTCGTTAAGAAACCAAGCAGAAGAACCAAGCTGGGTCAGCGGGTACCTATGAGAGCGATCTGGATGCTTTTGGGCTCCGCGCGCAGGCTTCTGCGGCCGTATTCTTGCTCCAGGAGATATCGGAGCAGCATCTCGCTTTCAGTGAAGTCTGAGTGTGCTGTGACCTGCACTTGGAAAGTACAGCTGTGGCTGGGGACACAGTATCATACGGGGAAAAGCATCCATAAGCAACAAACCATCACTGACAACTCAGTACCAGCCGCAGCACTGCAGATTACGGATACAGGTACAAATGCATAGCTTTCTATACGGATCATTGTATTTGTAAATAATATGTCGCCTTTGGTTTAATTACATATATATCAAttatcaatttcattttaaatattcattttaagTATTTCTTAAATGTGATCATGTTATCATACCTTGAAGGCTGTGAGAACTGCAAAGAAAGTATAAGATTCAGCATTAAAACATGCCAAAAACAAGTATGATATTCATATAGTAAATGCTGTCGGAACGACAATGATGTATTCCCTGGAGGGCCctgtcacccccctccctccatctAACCCCTACTCCTCCCACAGCCGCCAGGTTCATCAGATCTGTGTCagtggctgtcctttcatgtgccgcCACTAGGtgacactgcttcagtttttcTGGTATTTGTTTCAAAATTGTCCTAGAACATCACCTATGCAATATTCCTGCAAAGTTTTCCAGGTAAAGATACATGGATCcctttagagcaggggtgtcaaactgcagtcctgtgtagcttagttctttccctgttccaccacaaataattcagctcaagagatttctttataacatgaaatcctgactgcatttcatgaaaccagcgcttcccctataatagaacgacctaccattataggagaatttgtttacatgaagaaatcatgacaaactaacacgaaatgaagatttctttataacatgAAATCCTGACTTAATTTAAATGAGGGGGAATCCAAAattgtgcagggctccggccccccaggactggagtttgacaccagTGCTttagagttactgtgttcacaagaccAAGTATCTTCTGCACCTTTCCATCCATTCCTGCCAATGGGTAGCTTGACTCAAAATTTAATCTGGTGTAGATCTTCATCAATATATTGTTTTTGTAAAGTGGCAACAAAGATCCTTCAAATACTCTTTCAGTTAGCACATCCACAGGGTCAAATATCATCTGGATTTGCTTTCCCTTTGCTGCTACTCAAAGGCATTACTTCAGTTTTGGCGCTGTCTCAAAATTCTCAAAATTTTATTTCCAGCTTGTCACCCATGCAATATGTCTGCAAAAAAAcatgtcaaatactttttgagttatcacccTAAGTGTCTGTGGTCGCGCCAGTTAGAGGAACTACCTGGCAATCATGAATTAAGTGAAACACACCCATGAGTAACCTCTTATCCACAGGCCTCAGAGAGCCTGCTGGCTATCCCAGCAAACAAACAGCACCCTGAGCAACAGGCCCATCTATCCCATCTATCATAAGGCGCACTCTCTCTGTTACTCTCTGTCACATACACAATCCTTTTAAATGTGTTTCTATTCGGGGTGTAACGATATACTGAGCCCACGAGACGAGATGAGACACGATATTGGGTTCACGAGAATGAGACAAGAcgatattttaacaatattttaaggaaaacttcaaagaggaaatatattactggaaagcagccttttatttgattaatttgaaagacGAAAAATGGtaaataatgcagatgtatggtgaaatgttttaaatcaCCATCTTCATATGCagtaaagaacagaacaaatatctagcactataaaatatttcacctcaAACTCAAATGACAGGCTTCTCTTGTATTTGACTACTCAAttgaacataaaatatttttttgaagATATTGTTTTCTTCACCGGTGCAGTGAATGTAAATAAAGAGCTATGAtggtgctgcaaatggctttGCATAGTAGCAGCGTTAGCCGCTGTGTACGGCATTATTTTCCTAAAATGCTTACAGATGTTTTGTGTCTTGTCTGTCACCCTTTCGCCGTTTATATTTTTTGTCCGGCGGGTCCCCAAAATACTGCCAcacaaaagatttaaaaatgtctGGGGCATCGACTATTGTAATTTCATCAGACGCCGACATGCTTACATCAGCTGATTTGCAGCGCCTTCGCGGGACCGCTTTTGACTCTGACGAGAAATCTCGTCATGTTGTAATATCGCGAGAtctcgttacacccctagtgtCTGCTGATGCTAAAAACATTAAACAGATATACGCATTTAGGATCTGaataaacacatttaacagggcaTTGTAAAACAGAGAACAATACACAGCAGactggaaaaaaagaataaacatGGGTTTGTGTGTAGTGGGATCTGTAAAATAGCCCATGATTGCATGTGTGTGCCaatgatgaactggcatcccatcctgatCCTGGTAGCTCTACCTTAAGCCCTacgctgcctgggatgggctccaggcccccctgtaCCCCTGACGAGGAacgagatggatggatggatgatatatgtaatttgcaataAACTGTTGTAGTCATCAGTTAATTCCAGCACCACCAATCTACttatatttctgtatttaatatAAACAGTTTGTAGCCAACACTGAAGGTTTATGGTTATGAGCAGGTGGCATCAACACAGAAGATCTGCGTAATTTACTTACTACTAATTATCTCAGACCCTAGATGTCATCCTCCCTGTAGTTGTTCACTTCAAACACAGTtttacttgtgttttttttttttttttttttttacatacaaATTCTACTAAAATGCACTTTAAGAGAGATGACTGTGAATACTGCAGACTTTCTTTGTTTCTCACCAAAGTTTGAGTATAAGAGAATTAACAAGGTTTAAACACAAGGTTTTACAGTCAAGCTGAAGTGAGATAACTACCGGCAACCAGAATACAGCTGCTTAAAGCAGCAATCTGTAAAACGGttaggtttttgggataataCAAGGCCTGAGCTGGTCCAATAGACAACTAAAGCTGACCCAGTGTAACCAGTTTGACTGGTCACTAATATTCTTACCTCCCCCACCTCCAGATTCATCCATTCCTGCCGCCTGCAAGACACAGGGTCATTACTAACAGTCATTATCAGAATTACGTTTCCTGCTCTACAGAAAGCATTTCCAGTCAATCCCTGTGAAAGCTGCACAGCCTGAAACAGTCGTTCCATGTCACGGTCACATGCCTGGGGGAGGTGACTTTCAAATTCAGAACCGTCATCTGGTGTTCCTCTAAAGTCTCAGTCAGCTAGAAAGCAGCAAACACACCAGGTGTTAGAAGGTCTGGAGGTGTGGCACCACATCAGATCAAGGGCATTGCTCTCATTTCTGCTGCTCACCCAGGTCTGAACGGTGTCCTGGGGGTCTAGTGGGATGTCAGAGATGGTCACGTTAAGGCTGACCCTGAAGAAACTGTCTGTAATTACAAATCAGCAGCCCAAGAGTTAAAGTCAAGCTTGCAGACTGTTGCTTCTGGACATGTATAGCAGTGATTCCTAAACCAGTCCTCGggaacagtccacatttctgctccctccaagttccctgggagctgggaggatgCAAAAATGAGGACTGCCTGGGGGatcctgaggaccgggttgaaaATCACTAATGTAGAGTGAGATCAAAAATCCATTCTTACCAGACTCACGTCCCACGGAGCTGGTCAGGGTCATATGGGTGGAGACAGGTACAGATGGAGGAAGGCTGGACACATCCTCAGTAGACTGACGTTCTGTGTGTAAGTGAAGCACATGAACATCCGAGGACAATGTGAGCCTCAGCAAAATTCAGAAAACCATCAAAATACCCTCGATCTTTTCGCTTCAGTGTCTATGTACTGGTTTTACAgacttttacattttattaacagGCAGTTAAAACAGTATCTccacagggtacaaggctggAATGGTAGTGGATAATATACTCATAAATACCACTTAAATCCCCGCTCAGACCTGCGCAGTATTGGTTATTAGATAAAAACAATACTCATTTTTCCAAAGCCAATTTCCATAAATGTATACGTACACATATGTTTAATCACATTTACGAGTCAGATGTACATAGCTGTCTTATGAGACACTTACCTTGTCTGTTGGTGCTGGACATGATCACTGGTGGGGTCACAGGAGAAGTGTCACCTGCAAAATGATTCGATCAAATCTGAGTACTACTCAATGTTTTAATTTTCGGTTTTCTGAGAATTCCTAAATCTGCATTGGATTTGAATTTTCTTTCAGAAAGGTTTTATACACTATTCTCTAAATGTCACTCCAGGTATATGTGCCTGTTGAATATCCCATGGGCTAACATGGAGATGGTGCTTTTGTTGCTGCCATAACAGCCTCCAGTCTTCTGATCACTTTATACAGGATTTCGGGAGCGTCAGTGAGGTCgagcactgatgttggatgagaaggtcTGGCTCACGGCCGGCATTCCAtctcatcccaaaggtgttcagagagtcagagtcaagttcttccacaccatcCAGATCAAACCATGGATTTATGGACCTCTCTTTGTGCACAGAGGCACAGACATGCTGGAACAggaaagggccttccccaaattGTTCTCAGTTGGAAGCACAAAATAATCTAAAATGTCTGCAATTAATGCTGACTAATTAAGCCATTCTTCTAAGGCTACACAGGAAGCACGGCCTCCACCAtgaaattccaaaaaaaaactatattagTCAGTGTATcaatgtaaatgaattttattTGTGATTAGAAGTGCAATACAGAATATAGAAGTGCAATATATCTTACTAATTGAACCTGAGTCCTGATTATTTCACGGAAGATGCTTTCGACAACATATACGTTACGTTTCATTCTGAAGCCAGGATAAACACACCCTATAGCTGCCCACTGACACTGTGCTTCATTGGAACACTCTGCAAGATTCTTGTACGCTTTGtctaaatgggaaatactgtagACAAAAGCTTATTCGTGAATGTGCTCGGATTACGTGATTTCGGAGCCCATCCAGACGCCGTGCTTCACTGGGAGTCTGTGAGAGCTTCAGACGTAGGTTTTGCTTAGGAAAGGTTGATTGGACAGACAGACTTGCAGATAGATATTTTAGACCCACCTGGAAGGCAGGCTTCTCTGCACGAGACACGATAAACTACCGATAAGAATAAAGCTCACGACTGACGACCTGCGCATAGTGTCGCCGGCGTTGGTTCGCTGCattccgtcattctgtcactcGCAGGGGCACAGAAGCATTTCACTGGAACCCAGTGACAGTTTCTCCTTTCTTAAGTCATCTTTCGTCACTGGCATTTGTAAACATTGTAAATAAAGTCGTTATCATTGAGTTCTGAGTTTAATTTTCCAGTTCAGTGGTTTTTAGTAGACTAGTTAGCGTGCTAACTAAGCTGTTCATGTGTCCAAACTGAGCTAGAGGTTTTGCAGCAACATGGCAGACACTGCAGCTAATGCTGTGGACTTCATTCTAAAGAAGTACTTTGataaagaacataagaacataagaacataagaacataagaaatttacaaacgagaggaggccattcggcccatcaagctcgtttggggagaacttagctaatagctcagagttgttaaaatcttatctagctctgatttaaaggaacccatggttttagcttccactacaatagcaggaagactattccatactctgactacacgctgtgtaaagaagtgcttcctcaaatttgttttaaaatgttctcccgctaatttccacttatggccacgagttctagtatttagactaatattgaaatagtcatttggctgaacggcatccagacccgttagaatcttatagacctgaatcatatccccccttagtctcctttgctcaaggctgaacagattcagttccgctaacctctcctcgtaagacattcctctaagaccaggaatcattctcgtagctcttcgttgcaccttttctaaggcagcaatgtccttcttgaggtatggtgaccaaacctgcacacagtattctaggtggggtcttaccaaggaattatataagtgtaacatcacctcccttgacttaaactccacacatctagagatataacccaacattctgttcgccttttttattgcttccccacattggcgagagtgggacatggaagcatcaacatacataccgagatctttctcgtaatcagctacctttatttcagtggaacccataaaatatctgtactgtatatttctgctccctgcatggattaccttacatttatctgtgttaaatttcatctgccaagtatcagcccattcgctaattaaatccagatcccgttggagcctctctgctgctagattagtatctgctaccccgcccaccttagtgtcgtctgcaaatttaaccagtttactgtatgtattcgtgtcaatatcattaatgtaaattaggaacaatagtagGGTTTACATATAAGTAGCAGAGCTACTAAAAAATGGGAAAAGCCCTTTCTAGGTCATACAGTCAACACTGTGCTTCTcccattttaaaaatctgtcacCACCTCTGACTTGAACTAAGAGGACTAGACTGAACTATGAAGAATTGCCCTAAACCATTATGCCCACATTTTACAGCTGGCACTGTGCACTCAGGCAAGTAGCATTTTCTGGTGTCTGCCAAAGTTAAATTTGTCCGTCAGATGCAAGATAGTGAAGCATGTAGTGTTCACTCCAGAGAACGCTTTTCTGCTGCCTCACTGTCAGGACCGGTGCCTGTCTGGCCCTGTCCCATGTGTCttgtccccatttggccagcaggtgtcgctggccaacCTGTTCCCTCCTCTGTCTTGTAGCTCCTcagtccctagtgtgtttccctaCTGCTGGGCAGCTGAACAGGGTAAGTGGCCAGCCATCATGCACACTTCCTTTTGTTGTGGGTTCGAGGCTGACCAGAGAAAGTCCCAACTAgttgttttttctgtgtttaaaatttgttatttcattatttttctgtgtATACAATTTGTTATTGTATTATGTTCAGTTTTCCTTGTTTCAGTTTCCCTTGGGGTTTGAACCTGCTTTATCCATTAATTGAcctcacctgttccttgttgcccTTACTCTGCAGCTAGTGTCTCAAACAAGGAGAGGCGATTTTTACATGCCTCGTGCTGCTACACTCCGTGGTCCCGCTCTGTCGGCTCGCATGGCCTAATATTTAGGAGCTGAGTTGTGGATGCTCCTAGCCAGCTAACAATTCTTCATTCCAGGAACATTTATTGAAGGTTACGATTGAGTTACAGAAACGTTTaaagtgtccagttttcctgaTGTTCCTGGAAAGTTATCCCACTGATACAACTAAGAATAATAATACATCAGCCACTGAAGGGCATGGTTGGGCAGTGCGCAGTGCTGCCATGTTATACCTCAAAGATCATGGGTTCAAGGCTGGATGGCATATATGCATATAGCAGTcttactctcacctacagagagaaagctgggggaggtgtaaagagaatttccccatggggatcaataaagtactagttgttgttgttgttattataaaATTGTCTAAAGTATTGTAAACTTTCCCTGTTAGCTGAGTACACATATCCACTTCACAATAACAGGGCTAACAGCTGACTGGGGCAGTGCTAACGGCAAAAATCTGATGCGCTGATTCTATAATGGTGCCATGTTCAAAGTCCCTGAGCTCCTCAGCACGGCCCACTCTACTTCCATCATTTGTCTATGGAAACTGCCTGAGTGCTTAGCTATGAGTGTGGCTCAAACACCTGAACTCAACAATTGGTGTCCAAAGACCAAGGGCGTAGGTTAGGTTTCAACATTgctagggaccaaatcagccccgaaccccccgcccccttaaACACAGACGGTTCTCTCACAGTATTGGTGGGGATATGTCCATACCATCCATTACATTTGGCCAGGTCCTGTCCCTTACCACTTACCTACGATTAAGACCAAATTGGTTTCTCATTTTCATGCTAAATTAAGCTGTCAAACCTCTCTATAGGCTGTTAATCATTTACACATGTCTTGATGCGCTTGACACAAATGCTAAATGCTTATTAAAGCGCAGGTCCACTAACTTTATCCTGGGAAATAACATTTCTGTATTTATTACATAATGATTTGTGAAGAGCTGATTTCATTATGATATATTAGATCACCAGAATGTTGAAATGAGAATCAGAAATGCATACGTAAaaatatctatccatccatctttcaacctTTTATCCTGGTCACTAGTCTATATGTCCAAATGTGTCATTGCAAAGTTCTTTTTCCAGGGTGTTATTACTCACCGGGATAGCTAAACACAGTTAGCAGGAATAATTTCAGCTTTCCCCACGTTAGTGTCATCATTCACATGATTAACAATGCACAGTTTACAGGAGTGATTTATGGGTGATTATGTGCTCTTACCACACGGCAGGCTGGGGTCAGACACTCCGTGACACTCTTTCGTATCCCAGTCCAGCGCATTCCAGCGTATGATGTTGCCCTCAGCGCACCTGAACGCAGAAAGATGCTGCGGGTCGATCTCGTGTCCCCACATGCGGAACACGGACACGGAGCCCAGGAAGCTGGTGCCGTCCTCGGGGACCATGTCTCCGTTAGTGAACCCGTGGGACGTGCCCAGGCTCAGCGTGCCGTTGGGTGCCAGGCGGCGGGTGGTGCCGCGGCTTGACTCTAACATGTAGGTGCCAGGGGCTTCAACTCCGTTAACGTAGAGGTGCAGGCGGCCGGACCACACCATGCAGATGGAGTGCCAGTTGTCCTCCGACAGTGTAACGTTGGTGGGCCACTCTGTCCCAAAGAGCCACACCCGCAGCATGTCCCTCATTCCGGACAGCCCCAGTTCCGGCTGGGAGTCACCATGCCTCTTGTACATGAAGACCGTCCAATCTTTGGTGCTGATTTTACTACGCAGGTCCACGCAAAGCGTGAACTCCTCCAGCTCCGGGATGAGCAGAGCGGGACTCAGCTGCCAGAAGCGGCACTGCGTCAGCAGAAAGTCCACCTTCTTCCCCCACAAGCTTGGCTCATCTAATGCAAACATGGACACGATCAGGGCACCGCTGCGCTCTGCGGTCGCTATTGTCATGTTCATGGCATTTCTTTTCTTATCATGTTATTTGACATTAACAGATGATGTCAGGCATCATTAGCAAGCTGGAACCGTGTACCTGGGTCTTGCAAGCAGGAAGAGTGCAGGAAGCAGGCGCAGATGATCACGCAACTGTACTTCCACACGGTCACCATCGTTAATCTAGAAATAAACACAAACTGTTTACTGTCCATCCTGCTTAGTTTTGTTTTATCATTTAAGTAATGATCCAGAATAATGGGTATTATCTTCAAAAAACTTTTTTACTGTTGCTTTCATGACTAGATGTGTGAGCATTTTTATTAGATTAACAGCACTGATGTAAATACAACACGTCTGTAATATGTTCTTTTACTGCTCAAGATAAAATACATTTCTGCTAAAATCAAGTATGACATCCATCAGTCACCCGTCTGTCAACTTATCCTGGACAGAGAAGCGGGAATTGCCAGAAACCAACGCCACCATTACATACCGTACTTACCCTGGTATTACTCATTACACATTCATAAAAATTGTAAATGACTGCtcagttttatgaaaaaaaaaaaaaaaaaaaaacgtcacaCTATAAATTACAGCTACAGAAGGACAAGAAAGTTGTAATACCAGAGAGTGAAGGTAGATGGCGActtcagggtgaatttaatctaCAAAAACCTAAGTAACGTAACTCGGAGCAGCAACGAATGTATCTGTAACGTATCCCAAAACAGAAAAGATACGCACTAGCTCCACATACATAACAGTCTACGATCCCTGTTTAAGAAATCATAGGAAGCAAATTCGTAAAGCAAATTCTAATACAATTCTGATGACATTTTAAAGTCAAACTGAGCAGCTGGTgaacaaaacatcaaaatcTAACAAGCGTCAAGTGTGTTAACTTAATCTGCTACTATCACTACCAGAACAGCATGAGAAATCCTCCAAAGTGAAGAGTAAAATCCGGATTTTAAAAGATAACACTGGACAAAGACACATTTGGATGTTCAGCGTATCAATCAATtaccattaaaat encodes:
- the LOC111860556 gene encoding adhesion G-protein coupled receptor G6-like, with the translated sequence MSRLTMVTVWKYSCVIICACFLHSSCLQDPDEPSLWGKKVDFLLTQCRFWQLSPALLIPELEEFTLCVDLRSKISTKDWTVFMYKRHGDSQPELGLSGMRDMLRVWLFGTEWPTNVTLSEDNWHSICMVWSGRLHLYVNGVEAPGTYMLESSRGTTRRLAPNGTLSLGTSHGFTNGDMVPEDGTSFLGSVSVFRMWGHEIDPQHLSAFRCAEGNIIRWNALDWDTKECHGVSDPSLPCGDTSPVTPPVIMSSTNRQERQSTEDVSSLPPSVPVSTHMTLTSSVGRESDSFFRVSLNVTISDIPLDPQDTVQTWLTETLEEHQMTVLNLKVTSPRRQEWMNLEVGEFSQPSSHSCTFQVQVTAHSDFTESEMLLRYLLEQEYGRRSLRAEPKSIQIALIEPGTCPERRQQTRHGFYIWLQTAAQKTATLPCECDPDKAATRLCALDAISERAKWSPADLRSCPLIAIPDLESIYISPENSMDVVEIIANLTRAQTSLSPPDLIILITKLEEIVAVAVVTPPLGSAIINIISSIMASDSDLSAVTNNILNITDNIGNSMIYSGEQYDVITPSLAVSLLNVNSSRFQGLSFGVSSILQDSGPEIFLNQEPFQTTVAFIYLPQAVGQYFPESTGIPSRVQFHFYVISDLFTDKWSQMELNTYVVSASVTNATIKDLKHPIFVTLQHHKATQVDAVLVMPYHFLFIG